Proteins found in one Zea mays cultivar B73 chromosome 1, Zm-B73-REFERENCE-NAM-5.0, whole genome shotgun sequence genomic segment:
- the LOC100191600 gene encoding uncharacterized isoform X1, which yields MAKLSCFPALLPGKRKKKTRKITDAIKASGNECPKVKPVEVELIDPTLGAGVVQDVVPAELSVPVEDRNNKEAADQLVLVKESDLSDFDFSFHAAMKPVRSDSDVALDTSADAAVADTSPKLKRSCSNIETKRPGSRSAPEMPARSRSYGDLGNLVAGLALDATATPHGAPEASPASVKTSRTADRVMLKKRSSSQVLPSRSRKLWWRLFLWSHRNLHMPRSARTAHRSFSPGRHDGYTSDTFEEGPAADRKNKTVMVDESPPAASVPNQWVAFCAESSIHDRVSAWVSSIESEPPFDIAEEDDDNYDGEDDEENGECAASQPRHLELGEPSSGKGGNSKSKRCATTADEVVQANTVVQSLNAFSSVAHISGMGLKVVPMIAPFSTLRAVNLSSNLIVHISPGSLPKGLHSLDLSRNKIASVEGLRELTKLRVLNLSYNRISRIGHGLSNCTAIRELYLAGNKISDVEGLHRLLKLAVLDLSFNKITTAKALGQLVANYHSLLALNLVGNPVQANIGDDALRRAVTGLLPSLAYLNKQPVKPQRIAREVATDSIARAALSGSDSRSIRKRTSRRLTQSPRSSSLTRARGGGGGGSPTPRNTSRRR from the exons ATGGCCAAGCTGAGCTGCTTCCCCGCTCTGCTCCccggcaagaggaagaagaagacacgcAAGATCACCGATGCTATCAAGGCCAGCGGCAACGAGTGCCCCAAGGTGAAGCCGGTCGAAGTCGAACTCATCGACCCGACGCTTGGTGCAGGCGTCGTCCAGGACGTCGTCCCCGCCGAGCTCTCGGTCCCCGTGGAGGACCGCAACAATAAGGAAGCGGCTGATCAACTGGTGTTGGTGAAGGAGAGCGATCTGTCAGATTTCGACTTCAGCTTCCACGCGGCCATGAAGCCCGTCCGGTCCGACAGTGACGTGGCACTGGACACCTCGGCCGACGCTGCGGTGGCGGACACATCGCCGAAGCTGAAGCGGTCTTGCTCCAACATCGAGACTAAGCGACCAGGCTCGCGTTCCGCGCCCGAGATGCCGGCCCGGTCGCGCTCCTACGGCGATCTGGGCAACCTGGTCGCCGGCCTCGCCCTGGACGCGACGGCGACCCCGCACGGCGCGCCGGAGGCCAGTCCGGCGTCCGTGAAGACGTCGCGCACTGCCGACCGCGTGATGCTGAAGAAGCGGTCGTCCAGCCAGGTGCTGCCCTCGCGCAGCCGGAAGCTCTGGTGGCGGCTCTTCCTCTGGAGCCACCGCAACCTGCACATGCCGCGGTCGGCGCGCACGGCCCACCGATCGTTCTCGCCTGGCCGCCACGACGGGTACACCTCGGACACGTTCGAGGAGGGCCCGGCCGCCGACCGCAAGAACAAGACGGTCATGGTCGACGAGTCGCCGCCAGCAGCGTCTGTGCCCAACCAGTGGGTCGCCTTCTGCGCCGAGAGCTCCATCCACGACCGCGTCAGCGCGTGGGTCAGCAGCATCGAAAGCGAGCCTCCGTTCGATATCGCCGAGGAGGATGACGACAACTACGACGGAGAGGACGATGAGGAGAATGGCGAGTGTGCGGCGTCGCAGCCGCGCCATCTCGAGCTCGGGGAGCCATCGTCCGGGAAGGGCGGAAACAGCAAATCCAAGCGCTGCGCAACGACGGCCGACGAGGTCGTCCAGGCCAACACCGTGGTGCAGTCCCTGAACGCCTTCTCGTCGGTGGCGCACATCTCAGGGATGGGCCTCAAGGTGGTGCCGATGATCGCGCCCTTCTCAACCCTCCGGGCCGTCAACCTCTCCAGCAACCTCATCG TTCATATCTCCCCTGGATCGCTGCCCAAGGGCCTCCACTCTCTTGATCTGTCCAGGAACAAGATTGCCAGCGTCGAGGGCCTCCGGGAGCTCACAAAGCTACGCGTGCTCAACCTCAGCTACAACAGGATTTCGCGGATTGGGCATG GTCTGTCGAACTGCACGGCCATCCGGGAGCTGTACCTGGCGGGCAACAAGATCAGCGACGTGGAGGGTCTGCACCGGCTGCTGAAGCTGGCGGTGCTGGACCTGAGCTTCAACAAGATTACGACGGCCAAGGCGCTGGGGCAGCTGGTGGCCAACTACCACTCCCTCCTGGCGCTCAACCTCGTAGGCAACCCGGTGCAGGCCAACATCGGCGACGACGCCCTGCGCCGGGCGGTCACGGGCCTCCTCCCGAGCCTTGCCTACCTCAACAAGCAGCCCGTGAAGCCGCAGCGCATCGCGCGGGAGGTGGCCACGGACAGCATCGCGCGCGCCGCGCTCAGCGGCTCGGACAGCCGGAGCATCCGGAAGAGGACGTCGCGGCGGCTCACGCAGAGCCCCCGCTCGTCGTCGTTGACCAGGGcccgtggcggcggcggcggcggttcacCCACACCAAGAAACACCTCTCGTCGTCGTTGA